In the genome of Lathyrus oleraceus cultivar Zhongwan6 chromosome 4, CAAS_Psat_ZW6_1.0, whole genome shotgun sequence, the window TCCAATTTATTTTATGTCCTTATTCAAAGCACCTAGGAAGATTATACATGAAATAATTCAAATACAAAGTAGGTTTTTTATGGCACAGAGTTGGAGAAAAGAAGGGAGGGAGAGCTTGGTGTGAAGAATGTATAAATTTTCAATACATCTTTGTTGAGCAAGTGGAAGTTGACGATATTTATCTATTTTTTTATAATTCTCCCCTCGAAAGCTCTGTTTCTCGTTCCCTACAAACTGACCAACAAAGCCTAAGTTACTAAGAACATATCTTCCTATTTTCAAATCAAACAAGCAAAGATTCTTGATTTTGTGCGATCATGTTGGcttaattaattgattatgttAATTGACTTTGTTCACCCCTTCATTCCTCTACACTTGCGCAGCAACTAACATTACACTTCCCCGATAATAATTGATGATTACTCTTCTCTTTTTTGGTTTAAAGTTTCTATAAAAAAAGATACGTAAAAGATAACATTGTATATTGCATGAAACATATGCAAAGAGTATGGGACAAAGTCAACACTTTTTATTTCCACGATACGTACATTTTCCAAATTAGAAATGTACGAACgaaataaatatgaaaaagcATGAATATCAGCATATATTCCAAATTTTTATTATTACTTGAGATAATCTACGTGTGAGTATGTGACAGGTTGAGTTATTTAATATTAAGCAACATCTTTTAATAATAACAGTTACATctgaaagaaaataaaataaattacaCCATTGAATTAGTAAAATATGCATGTATTGCAGCATGACTTAGAAATTACACCATTGAATTAGTAAAATATGCATGAATTGCTTAAGTTGGATATATATTATTGCGAAAGTCACAAAATAGTTGCTTACTATATCATATTTATCATCCAATTGTTGGTTGTTTAAGAATTGGTCGTTGAGATGATGTTTAAATTTACTCTCTATCTCCATCCCGTAATAAGAGGATAAATTAATTAATAACATTAAATTACTAAATTTGTCTAATAATTGAACACAAATATTTTAACTAATACATTTTCTTTTGAAAATATcaaaatgatatatatatatatatatattgaaaatcacattcaaaaacTCTGAAAAAGATCAAAAAAACAGTCTACATAACAATTgataaacaagttaaatgattTAACCGACAAAATTGGTAATCATAATCGAAAGTAACATATTTTGACTTTAAGCACCACATTGACTAAAGCTTTACCCTTTTAGATAACGTCTGCAATTGTTCTGTTTTATAATGGAAAATACATTTATTTCGGTCTTTCTAAATAACCCAAACCACTGAGAACCAAATAGTGTTAAAAATCAAccaaatatttttcaaaaaacCACCAAGCGCACTAAACTACAAGAGATGATAAAAAATCGTTCCTTGGGATGCCGTTGAGAATCCtaaccaattaaaaataataGACCATAACTTACTAAAATAATCACATGTTACAAACATATGATCTCTATCTTCTTTCACGCTGCAATTCGCCACACATCTTTGATCATGTGTGACAAGAATCCACCGCCTAACCAGACTGTCATTCGTCGGACTACGATTCAATAACAACCGCCGGACAAAAATAACTACTTTAAGTGGCATAGTCTTAAACCACAAAAATGGAGAGTTGGCCTAATTGTTGTTGAAGTCAACTTCCGACAAATATATATAAGCACTACTAACCGTGTAGCAAGAAGATGGATGTAAAATTCAAACCCAACAATTTTCTACTTCTACCTGCAAAACAACTAAGGTTAACTGCTTAATACACTCATCCACTAACTCCTCTTCCTAAGAAAGCAACCTGCTACGCCATTTCTAGGACTCACCATTTTCTCACCACCCCAACTCGTTTATTTTTACTACCGTCTCCCTTTTATCCTCCTCTAAATCAAACAACCTACTAAATCTAACCTTCAAAGACATACCATCAAACAAATGATCTATAAAAAACACAATAGAAGACTCATCTTCTATTCTCCGATCAATGTTATCAAGCAACCACCCTACATCAACCAAACCAACACCTCTTATGTTTTTCAAATCCCCCAACCAATAAGAACCAACACTATCCCTAAAACATAATCACTCACTTCCTCACCATACTGAGCACACAATACCCTATACAAAATACTTCTCGTCTCATTTAGAATCCTCCAACACCATTTACCAAGTAATGTTAAGTTAAACTCCTTCAACCTCCTAACCTCCATTTTTTTTCAAACAAATTGTATACCATTTAATCAAGAAATTTTTTCTCACTTCCCCCCCTCCAAGAAAAAAACATTAAAAATAGATTTAAGAGAAAATATGATATCTGAGGATGCCTTGAAGAAGGAAAAAAAAATAGACCAGACTGGAGGACATGATATACTTAATAAGAATCAGACGATCCCCCATAGAGAGAAAATGACTCTTCCACCATGACAGTCTTGTTTTGATACGATCAACAAGAGGATACCAAAAATAAAGCTTTCAATAATCTCCACCAATAGACATCCCAAATACAAAAAAAGTAGGCGACCGTGCTTACACTTCATAACCATCGCTGCCTCATGTGGCCAAGATTTAGAGGCAAACAACATATTTTTATGAAAGTTGAGTTTTAATCCGATATAGCTTTAAAAAGAATCAACACCTCCTTCAAAGCTCAGACATTTGCCCAACTTTTAACTCCCATCAATATCGTATCATCAACAAATTATAAACGAGTAACAAGAACAACATTTTGCGTCCACCCCATACCATGTATACATTCTTTTTTCCACTACATCATTCATTAAAGCATGTGACCCTTCAACTACTATCAGAAAGAGAAAATGGGAAAACATGTCACCTTGACGAATACGTCTTTCCAACTTAAACTCATAAGTTGGGCTCCCGTTCACAAGTACATGAGCAATTACCATAGTAATACATTCTAATATCCACTTATGCCACATAAACGAAAAATTCATTTTACATATAACTTCACCCAAATACTGTCAGTCCACCGAATCATAGACTTTTTCAATGTTAAccttaaataataataattcttttttCAAGCTATGTGCATTTTCACCATTTCATTAGTTATAAGAATGTCGTTCCGGATCTGCCTATCTTTAACAAAAGCTGATTGAAACTAAGAAATAATGCTTCTAATGACATGTCTCAACTTATTAGCAAGAACCTTAGATATAATTTTATACGGATGATTAACCAACAAAATAGGTCGAAAATCCGACAAACACCTATGACTCTCAAATTTTGGAATTAACGCAATAAAAGTACTATTTATGCCTTTTGTCAACTTGCCATTACGGTGAAAATCAACAAAAAGTGCATCAACTTGTATTTTAAGACGTCTAAGAAATCTTTGATAAAGTCAAAATTAATTCCATCCTGTCCAAGATTCTTAAAACGGTCACAATCCAAAATTGCCTAGTAATCTCAACCTCTTAAAATTAGAATCAAAATCGACCCCTCCTCCCTAGTGATTGATTTAAAAGAAAAATCTTCTATCCCTGTTCAATCAACCACAAATAACTGAAAATAGTAAAAAAACGGTACTCCTCATTCTATTAACTAAAATATTATATACTGAATATTAACTATTGTCACAAAAACATGGCTAATAATATTgattttgagttttttttttaaatattaatattgattttgagtttttttaaatatattgTCTTAGAAACCATATAGATACTTAAAGAAGATATAAATATGTTGatttgaatttaaatttaaatttaacCATAAAAgttatatacatatatatatatttttaattttaacTTTAAAATATAGTTTTTTTTAGTATTTTAGATCTTCGAAAAACCTTAGTCATCTAAAACTGTAAAGCTAGTCAtcaaaattatatatatatatatatatatatatatatatatatatatatatatatattaataataaaatttcaGATATGCCAACTTGTCTTTTCAcgtattttattttatttttatttgtaattattttaaattttatatattgttttattttatttttttcaattattttAACTATTTAAATATTAAAACTAATCGAATCAATAGTCTAATAAAATAAACTGTTAGATGGAAAATTTATATTATATAAACCTAACATTCAATTTTTTGTAAATTTATAGTGGATTCTTGTcgtttttttatttatttttaaattgtgTGTTAAAATGTTATTCACATTAAAAAAAGAAGTCAAAATCTCCTGAAAAGTCAACTACGTTGCCAAGAAATAAACCCAAGATGCAACTCTAGCTAGTAATATTAATCAGTATATGCTATAATCATAATTGTATTTCAAATGAAGCAAACAATGATGAGAATATCCCTACATTTTCTTTCAGTATTGCTATGTGTCCATGCTATTTTTGTTTTGATACAAGCTCAGGATCAATCAGGTTAATTTGTTTATGAATTTTCCAATATATAACTTCTTTATCTCACATATTTTTTTACTACTATTAATTATTGTAGTTGAAGTTATCATAATATGTTCCTATCTATATCTCAGGATTCATCAGCATAGACTGTGGTCTACCTGAAAAATCAAGCTATGCTGAGACAACCACAGGCATAAACTACATTTCAGATGCAAAATTCATAGATACAGGTGTATCTATCAGGATACCCCCTATAGGCAACACTGTTCTACAGCAACTAGAACATGTAAGAAGCTTTCCTACTGGAGTGAGAAACTGTTACAGAATAGATGTAACCAATGGTACTAAATATTTAATCAGAGCTTCATTCTACTATGGAAACTATGATGATCAAAATGATCCACCACAATTTGATATTCATTTTGGACCTAATGTGTGGGATACAGTGAAATTCACCAACTTATCACGCATCGCAACCAGTGAGATCATTTACACTCCGTCACTAGAGTACATACAACCATGTCTTGTTAACACAGGCAAAGGAACTCCTTTCATTTCCGTCATAGAATTGAGGACTTTGAACAATCAAGCTTATGTCACACACTCAACTAAATCAGTGTTATCAAATTTCTTTCGATTTGACTTAGGTTCCATCACAAACTTGGAATACAGGTAAGAGTTATATAAGTTATCTGATATGTGTCACACAAACATGGTGTCTATGATTCACATATATAATAAACTAATATGTTTTTGGGTCATGTACAAACAACAGGTACAAAGACGATGATTATGACCGGGTCTGGTTTCCTTTTAAATGGGATGAGATGAAAAAACTAAGCAGCAATGAAGATATATTAACTCAGAATATTTATAAACCACCAGGAATTGTTATGAGTACTGCTGTTACACCATTTAATGAAAGTGCTCCTATACAATTTAGTTGGAATTCGGATAATCTAAATGACCAATATTACTCATATTTGCACTTCAATGAGGTTGAGAAGCTGGCTGAAAATGAAACTAGAGCATTCAATATCATGATGAATGGAGAACTTATGTATGGACCTGAGATACCTGCATACCGATCAGTAGATACCATATTTAGTACAGTAACTTTGACTGGAGCCAGAAAGTATATATTTTCACTTTCAAGGACAGAGAATTCAACTCTTCCACCTATCATCAATGGCTTTGAGGTTTATAAACTATTAGACTTCTCACAATCAGAAACAAACCAGGATGATGGTATGTTAATCTCTTAAATTTTCATGTATTTTGTGTCATTTGTTGTGTAAAGTAAACCATGTGCAAGTTGGATTGAAATCCTTTTGAAACTTTTTTTGAATGTTGAATATTAGTTGATACTATCACAAGCATCAAGAAGGCTTATGGGGTGGCTAAAACTTGGGAAGGAGATCCATGTGGTCCTTTGAAGTATATGTGGGAAGGTCTAAACTGTAGTATTGGTGATAGCAATAACCCTCCAAGAATCACATCTTTGTAAGTTTGCAATCCCTTAAATAAACTATATGCTAAATTCAAAAACTTTGATTTTCCTCTTAAATTATATTTGGAAATGTGATCAGGAATTTGTCTTCAAGTGGATTGACAGGGCAGATAGTAGCTTCTATATCAAAGCTCTCTATGCTACAATATTTGTGAGTTCATAAACTTTTTCTAAACTCACTAAAGAGGATATAGCAATCTCTTTTACTTATAACTTTATAGCAATTTTTGATAAAATACTACATTATAACAATTATCTCTTAATTGATTTAGGCTCAATATGTCATTCACGAGTCTTTCAATTAATAAGACATTATTAGTAGAAGAAAGATAAGTGTTACATGATAAATTTGAGCCTGCGATTTGATGATTTGATCTATCTGATCCTTCTTGTTTTATCTGATTTCCAATACATACCTATTTAGCATAAACACGAATGAATAAAGACGTGTTAGTGTTAGATATTTTCATTTACTTGTGCATCAAATTATTCTAGTTTTCTCCTTCTCTTGCTTTAGTTTGTTGGAAGTTGGTTAGTTTGTTATAATCAACTTCCCTTGACTTATATATAAGTAGTTTTACTCTTTGTATCCATGTAATAAAAGATCTTTTGTTAACTTTGCTTATTGAGAATGAGTAGTTGGTTGCACCATTAACATGGTATCAACAACAATTTCCACATCTCTCTTTCATTTTTCTCACATTTTCTGATATTTTTTtccttttcatcttcatcttctccaatgGCTATACCTAATTATGAAGATTTCTcaacactacgccaaataagggaaaagagggcgcttattttgacctataacagcgcttttaagcgccctctaaagtggcgctggcataggtaaagacagcgctttgttttcctggagaaagcgctgtctaaaatggccctttaagggccacattatagtgcgctttcagaaaaaagcgccctctggagtggtccataaagggccaccttagagggcgctttctggacaaagcgccctctaaagttgtcaatgtaaagtgtttagagggcgctttctggacaaagcgccctctaaagttgtcaatataaagtgtttagagggcgcttcgtacagaaagcgccctctaaagtgttagttattttaaaaaattttgtttgaaaaacagtggatatttaattgggaacctgttcgcatgctgcaaaagtgtaaaattcatattgatttcatcctttaatccaatgttatacaccattaatccattgatatatacaacatgaatctatttatatacaacattaatcctccatatatacaacattaatatatgattctttgatcaacaatatacaacaacatattcatgatttagtaaaagtacaacaacaatatacaacatatatacaacaaca includes:
- the LOC127076451 gene encoding probable LRR receptor-like serine/threonine-protein kinase At1g05700 isoform X1; this translates as MKQTMMRISLHFLSVLLCVHAIFVLIQAQDQSGFISIDCGLPEKSSYAETTTGINYISDAKFIDTGVSIRIPPIGNTVLQQLEHVRSFPTGVRNCYRIDVTNGTKYLIRASFYYGNYDDQNDPPQFDIHFGPNVWDTVKFTNLSRIATSEIIYTPSLEYIQPCLVNTGKGTPFISVIELRTLNNQAYVTHSTKSVLSNFFRFDLGSITNLEYRYKDDDYDRVWFPFKWDEMKKLSSNEDILTQNIYKPPGIVMSTAVTPFNESAPIQFSWNSDNLNDQYYSYLHFNEVEKLAENETRAFNIMMNGELMYGPEIPAYRSVDTIFSTVTLTGARKYIFSLSRTENSTLPPIINGFEVYKLLDFSQSETNQDDVDTITSIKKAYGVAKTWEGDPCGPLKYMWEGLNCSIGDSNNPPRITSLNLSSSGLTGQIVASISKLSMLQYLDLSNNSLNGPLPDFLIQLRSLKVLNVGKNNLTGLVPSGLLERSKRGSLLLSVDDNHDLCMKESCKKKKSFVALIASLSALLVILLLLLGFWIFKKRKVLMSSNSKREGSKASKHQIFSHAEILNITENFKTIIGEGGFGKVYIGILQDQTQVAVKRLSPSSMQGYKEFQSEAQLLTIVHHKNLVSLIGYCDEGEIKALIYEYMANGNLQQHLLGGNSNILKWNDRLNIAIDAAYGIDYMHNGIKPPIVHRDLKPSNILLDEKMHAKIADFGLSRVFGNEIDSHISTRPAGTFGYLDPECQRTGNISKRNDVYSFGIILFVLMTGRQAIERVDGESIHILEWVSPIIEGGDIKKVIDPRLKGEFHINSAWKVVEIAMSCILQIAAERPDISQILAGLNECLSLEMVQKNNGRERSIVEMPSVCVELESYPSAR